The DNA region CTTCGTTAGTTTCACCTAATCCCATCATTAAACCAGACTTGGTCGGAATAGTTGGGTGACGCTCTTTAAAACGTTTAAGCAAATCTAATGACCACTGATAGTTTGCGCCTGGACGCGCTTTACGATAATGAGCTGGAGCTGTTTCTAAATTGTGGTTGAACACATCAGGAGGCTCGGTGGCTAATATATCTAAAGCGGCATCAATACGGCCACGGAAATCTGGAACCAGAGTTTCAATCTTAATTTCTGGGTTTAATAAACGTATTTCGCGAATACAATCAGCAAAATGTTGTGCGCCACCATCACGTAAATCATCACGGTCGACTGAAGTAATAACAACATACTTTAGTTTCATGTCTCTAATGGTTTGTGCGAGCTTTTGTGGTTCTTGAGCATCAGGTTTTAATGGACGGCCATGAGCTACGTCGCAGAATGGGCAGCGACGGGTGCAAATTGCTCCAAGGATCATAAAGGTTGCCGTGCCGTGGTTAAAACATTCTGCTAAGTTTGGGCAAGATGCCTCTTCACAAACCGAATGTAATCCATTTTTACGTAATGCTGCTTTTATATCGAGAATGCGTTGGTTTGATGCAGGCAATTTAACTCGCAACCAATCTGGTTTACGCAGCATAGTTGCGCGCTCTGATGGCACGACTTTTATAGGAATTCGGGCGACTTTCTCGGCATCACGTAATTTGACACCTGGTTGTAATCTTTCAGGCCTATTCATTATTCTGCTAATCCTTGATGATGTACAAGTTGTTGATAGCCCATAATTTGGCTAAAGGTTTGGATTAATTTATCGCCAGCTTCAAGCACGGTTTTGGGTCCACCTAATGCTTTACATTGCACCATTTCTAAACCCGCATATCCGCAAGGATTGATACGTTGAAACGGGGCTAAATCCATGTCGACATTTAATGCTAAGCCATGAAAAGAGCAACCTTTGCGGATACGTAATCCTAAAGAAGCAATTTTTCGCTCTGTAACATAAACACCTGGAGCATCAGCTTTTGCATACGCATTGATATCGAAATAGGCGAGCATATCAACAATACTTTGCTCAATATTGTTCACTAATTGACGAACACCTATTTTATTACGTTTGATGTCAATAAGTGGATAAACCACTAATTGTCCCGGTCCGTGATAGGTAACTTGACCACCTCGGTCGACTTGAATAACCGGAATATCACCTGGATTGAGTATATGCTCGCTTTTGCCAGCCTGGCCTTGGGTAAATACTGGTGGGTGCTCAACTATCCAAAGTTCATCTTGGCTGTCGCTATCGCGAGTATCGGTATATTGCTGCATTGCATGCCATGTTGATTCATAGTCCTGCATACCAAGGTGGCGAATGTGCAGTGTTTGTGCTTGCAAGGGCAACGTCTCCCACCAGATGAATGGTGTGTATCCACTTAATAAATTAATTGTTGAGCATTATACTCAAGTTTATGAGTAATGATGACCCTTTTTGGCGCTTACAGTACGCGTTTTACACCTTCGATGGCGGCAAGATCTATATACGCTTTTTCAATATGCTCTTTACTGGTCACAGTAATACGGATTGTGATTGAATTGTAATGACCTTTACTCGATGCTTTAACTGTTGGAGCATAATCACCCGGGGTAATTTGTTGTGCAACAGCAACAACACGATCTGCTAAGGTATCATCTGCTTCGCCAATCACTTTGAAAAGGCATGCACTAGGGAATTCCATTACTTGGTCAAACGTTGTATTTAACATTAGCTTACTCGATTCTGTGTTTGATATTACTAATATGGTGGCTATTATAACGGATTCAAGCCTGACAGATCTTAAAAAATTAAAGCCGCAGATTAGGCGGCTTTAATTAGTTGATTCACTAATAAATTAATTAGTGAATCAAGTAAATCTATTTAATTATTCAAACCAACTTGCGAACATTTGTTTGAAATAATCCATTAACTTACTGAACCAACCGCCTTCTTGAACTTCATTCAAGGTGACCAGTGGAAACTGAGCGATGTCTTTTCCATCAAGTTGGAAAAATACTCGGCCTACAGTTTCGCCTTTCGCTAGCGGAGCTGCTAATGGTTTAGTTAATTCAAAATTGGCTTGTAAATCTTTTGCTTTACCACGACTAAGGGTAATAGGAGTATCGGTCATGACACCAAGATCAACGGTTTCTCTATCGCCATACCAAATTTTTTGAGTGACAAAGGTATCGCCAGCTTTGTATGGTGTGATGGTTTCAAAGAAACGGAAACCATAATTGAGTAATTTTTTACTTTCTGCCTTACGTGCTGATTCACTTGCTGTGCCCATGACGACTGTAATAAGACGCATGCCATCGCTAGTACCAGATGAGACTAAGTTGTAACCTGCGCCCGAGGTATGGCCGGTTTTAATTCCATCAACATTTAAGCTTTTATCCCATAATAATCCATTACGGTTATATTGCTTAATGCCGTTATAGGTAAATGACTTTTCGGAATAAACTTTGTATTCGTTAGGCACATCTCGGATTAATGCTGCCGCGAGTATCGCCATATCATAAGCGGTGGTTTTATGATTTTCTGAGTCTAAACCATGAGAGTTTTCAAAGTAGCT from Shewanella polaris includes:
- the lipA gene encoding lipoyl synthase is translated as MNRPERLQPGVKLRDAEKVARIPIKVVPSERATMLRKPDWLRVKLPASNQRILDIKAALRKNGLHSVCEEASCPNLAECFNHGTATFMILGAICTRRCPFCDVAHGRPLKPDAQEPQKLAQTIRDMKLKYVVITSVDRDDLRDGGAQHFADCIREIRLLNPEIKIETLVPDFRGRIDAALDILATEPPDVFNHNLETAPAHYRKARPGANYQWSLDLLKRFKERHPTIPTKSGLMMGLGETNEEIADVLRDLRAHNVEMLTLGQYLQPSKFHLPVERYVPPAEFDELKALADELGFTHAACGPLVRSSYHADLQAQGKEVK
- the lipB gene encoding lipoyl(octanoyl) transferase LipB, whose protein sequence is MQAQTLHIRHLGMQDYESTWHAMQQYTDTRDSDSQDELWIVEHPPVFTQGQAGKSEHILNPGDIPVIQVDRGGQVTYHGPGQLVVYPLIDIKRNKIGVRQLVNNIEQSIVDMLAYFDINAYAKADAPGVYVTERKIASLGLRIRKGCSFHGLALNVDMDLAPFQRINPCGYAGLEMVQCKALGGPKTVLEAGDKLIQTFSQIMGYQQLVHHQGLAE
- the ybeD gene encoding DUF493 family protein YbeD; translation: MLNTTFDQVMEFPSACLFKVIGEADDTLADRVVAVAQQITPGDYAPTVKASSKGHYNSITIRITVTSKEHIEKAYIDLAAIEGVKRVL
- a CDS encoding serine hydrolase yields the protein MMTSKTAQLTTMLIASVVCFSSLAATPQPDIRPTPNRAPMVTPDAPSVAAKAYVLMDYNSGRIIAEENAYESLNPASLTKMMTSYVIGHELRVGNITLDDDVTISKNAWAKNFPDSSKMFIEVGKTVKVHDLNRGIIIQSGNDACVAMAEHIAGTEGAFVDLMNSWAKQLGMKDSYFENSHGLDSENHKTTAYDMAILAAALIRDVPNEYKVYSEKSFTYNGIKQYNRNGLLWDKSLNVDGIKTGHTSGAGYNLVSSGTSDGMRLITVVMGTASESARKAESKKLLNYGFRFFETITPYKAGDTFVTQKIWYGDRETVDLGVMTDTPITLSRGKAKDLQANFELTKPLAAPLAKGETVGRVFFQLDGKDIAQFPLVTLNEVQEGGWFSKLMDYFKQMFASWFE